A window from Corynebacterium urogenitale encodes these proteins:
- a CDS encoding nicotinate-nucleotide--dimethylbenzimidazole phosphoribosyltransferase, which translates to MSVLPEFPPVLPPDEDVLEHALSARNALPPEYGVPPRSLGRLESLGAWMSACQGQLPPRQLHEVRLIVVAGEHGIAQRQPEISALPSSFTADAMSAIIDGRAPLISAASAAGIFVSLVDATSARPSGSIDVEDAMSEAELGEHLRHGMAIADTEADKGTQLLLLGDLGRGLTTVAAAVIGSICGIEPVKVVGWGSGIGDSAWRVKTGAIRDAMYRVRDDRADAHRVLQRIGSPDLAVLTGILAQSAVRRTPVLIDGLGVAAAALCAQILAPGAAAWWVAGSLGEEPAHLPALKALHLEPLLSVGIGTGQGLGAILALPLLRQAVDTLSAGAPDDPLAPESVGEVKEAVSGDSATDN; encoded by the coding sequence ATGAGTGTCTTGCCCGAGTTCCCGCCAGTGCTTCCTCCTGATGAGGATGTACTGGAGCACGCTCTGTCTGCGCGCAACGCCTTACCGCCGGAATACGGAGTACCTCCACGCTCTCTGGGACGCTTGGAGAGCCTCGGTGCGTGGATGTCTGCCTGCCAGGGTCAGCTTCCTCCGCGCCAGCTCCACGAGGTGAGGCTGATCGTCGTCGCCGGTGAACACGGCATCGCACAGCGCCAGCCTGAGATCTCCGCATTGCCATCGTCTTTCACTGCAGACGCAATGTCCGCGATCATCGATGGACGGGCACCGTTGATTTCCGCCGCCAGCGCCGCTGGCATTTTCGTCTCTTTGGTCGACGCCACCAGTGCGCGCCCTTCAGGCTCGATCGATGTCGAAGATGCGATGTCAGAGGCGGAGCTCGGCGAACACCTTCGACACGGCATGGCTATTGCCGATACCGAAGCGGATAAGGGCACTCAACTGCTCCTCCTCGGTGATTTGGGGCGGGGTCTGACGACCGTCGCAGCTGCCGTTATCGGTTCCATTTGTGGAATCGAGCCCGTCAAGGTTGTGGGCTGGGGTTCCGGAATTGGTGATTCCGCGTGGCGTGTGAAAACCGGCGCTATTCGCGATGCGATGTACCGTGTCCGCGATGACCGGGCTGATGCCCACCGCGTCCTGCAGCGCATCGGTTCCCCTGACCTGGCCGTTTTGACTGGCATTTTGGCACAATCTGCCGTGCGACGAACCCCAGTACTCATCGACGGGTTGGGGGTTGCCGCCGCCGCTCTGTGTGCGCAAATCTTGGCGCCAGGAGCCGCCGCATGGTGGGTTGCCGGGTCTTTAGGCGAGGAACCTGCCCACCTTCCGGCTCTCAAGGCTCTGCACTTAGAGCCACTACTTTCAGTAGGCATCGGTACAGGACAGGGCCTCGGCGCCATTCTCGCCCTTCCACTTCTCCGCCAAGCCGTGGACACCCTCTCGGCTGGCGCCCCCGATGATCCCCTCGCCCCTGAATCCGTCGGCGAAGTTAAAGAAGCGGTCAGCGGCGATTCCGCTACAGATAATTAG
- a CDS encoding DUF3043 domain-containing protein, with protein sequence MPWKKDETPARDAVENGPANNTVEPDQATASADSSGATPATPPSKAFTPKKGRPTPKRNEVERRVGVRRTAYEAPATPGEARKRRKALKNSMSKEEYKAMKQRERDEKARERRRINERMMAGDEDYLLERDQGPEKRFVRDWVDSRRFLMNLFLPMTFIVIVIMLLGMRNPAIANLASIVMVVIFALMLAEGLIIGRRVNRQVNERFPKNPHGKFSLGMYAFTRATMLRRMRTPAPQKNIGDTV encoded by the coding sequence ATGCCGTGGAAAAAGGATGAGACTCCGGCGCGCGACGCCGTCGAGAATGGCCCTGCTAACAACACTGTGGAGCCCGACCAGGCTACCGCGTCCGCTGATTCTTCAGGGGCCACTCCGGCAACCCCACCGAGTAAGGCATTCACCCCCAAGAAGGGTCGCCCCACCCCAAAACGCAATGAGGTGGAACGTCGCGTGGGCGTACGGCGCACGGCGTACGAGGCTCCAGCTACTCCAGGTGAGGCACGCAAGCGCCGCAAGGCTTTGAAGAACTCCATGTCCAAGGAGGAATACAAGGCCATGAAGCAGCGCGAGCGCGACGAGAAGGCTCGGGAACGCCGTCGTATTAACGAGCGCATGATGGCAGGTGACGAGGACTACCTCCTGGAACGTGATCAGGGTCCAGAGAAGCGCTTCGTGCGCGACTGGGTGGACTCCCGCCGCTTCCTCATGAACCTCTTCCTACCGATGACCTTCATCGTGATCGTCATTATGCTGCTGGGCATGCGCAACCCGGCGATCGCCAACCTGGCGTCCATCGTGATGGTCGTCATCTTCGCACTGATGCTTGCTGAAGGACTCATCATCGGCCGCCGGGTTAATCGCCAAGTCAACGAGCGTTTCCCGAAGAACCCGCACGGCAAGTTCAGCTTGGGCATGTATGCCTTTACCCGCGCGACTATGCTTCGACGCATGCGCACTCCCGCCCCACAGAAGAACATTGGCGATACTGTTTAG
- a CDS encoding HesB/IscA family protein — MTAPEKVTGVELTAAAAEKAAALLAQEGRDDLSLRIAVQPGGCAGLRYQLFFDDRSLDGDLVDEYDGVKLVVDRMSSPYLMGAKIDFADTIESQGFTIDNPNATGSCACGDSFS, encoded by the coding sequence ATGACTGCCCCAGAGAAGGTCACGGGTGTGGAACTGACCGCTGCCGCTGCAGAAAAGGCAGCAGCGCTGCTGGCTCAGGAGGGTCGTGACGACCTCTCCCTTCGTATTGCTGTGCAGCCAGGTGGCTGTGCCGGACTGCGCTACCAGCTGTTCTTTGACGACCGTTCCCTCGATGGCGACTTGGTTGATGAGTACGACGGCGTCAAGCTGGTCGTGGACCGCATGTCCTCCCCATACCTGATGGGCGCGAAGATCGATTTCGCGGACACCATCGAGTCCCAGGGTTTCACCATCGATAACCCGAACGCCACCGGCTCCTGCGCCTGCGGCGATTCCTTCAGCTAA
- the asnB gene encoding asparagine synthase (glutamine-hydrolyzing), which produces MCGLLGFISADASASRFTGAIEGALPCMHHRGPDDSGTWNDDHVVFGFNRLSIIDIEHSHQPLQWGPEGEPNRYSLTFNGEIYNYVELREELQAAGYTFNTEGDGETIVVGYHHWGIDVVKHLRGMFGFGVWDSKEQQLFVARDQFGIKPMYIATTAAGTVFASEKKCILSMADALDLSEELDIRALAHYTDLQYVPEPESLHKAIRRVESGSYAIITPGQQPLHERWFEPRFPVKKVPAGGEDAVFQRIAEALEDSVAKHMRADVTVGSFLSGGIDSTAIATLAKRHNPDLLTFTTGFEREGYSEVDVAAESAAAIGAEHIVKVVSPEEYADAVPKIMWYLDDPVADPSLVPLYFVAAEARKHVKVVLSGEGADELFGGYTIYKEPLSLAPFDKVPSPLKRVLSKLGAALPDGMRGKSLLERGTMSMEDRYYGNARSFNYEQLERVLRHIRPEWDHREVTAPIYAKSQDFDPVARMQHLDMFTWLRGDILVKADKITMANSLELRVPFLDKVVFDVAETLPVEMKISHGTTKYALRKAMERIVPAHVLHRKKLGFPVPMRHWLAGDELYGWAKDNIEASQTDDLINKAEVLKMLEEHRIAMTSGSGPDHSRRLWTIIAFMIWYGIFVEKRIVPQIDQKEYPVQL; this is translated from the coding sequence ATGTGTGGACTGCTTGGATTTATTTCGGCCGATGCGTCGGCCTCTCGTTTCACTGGTGCTATCGAGGGCGCACTCCCCTGCATGCACCATCGTGGCCCTGATGACAGCGGTACATGGAACGACGACCACGTCGTTTTCGGCTTCAATCGACTGTCGATCATTGACATTGAGCACTCCCATCAGCCCCTCCAGTGGGGCCCAGAAGGCGAGCCCAACCGCTACTCACTCACCTTCAACGGTGAGATCTACAACTATGTGGAGCTGCGCGAGGAGCTGCAGGCAGCGGGCTATACCTTTAATACCGAAGGTGATGGCGAGACCATCGTTGTCGGCTACCACCACTGGGGCATCGATGTCGTCAAGCACCTTCGCGGCATGTTCGGTTTCGGAGTCTGGGATTCAAAGGAGCAGCAGCTTTTCGTCGCCCGTGATCAGTTCGGGATCAAGCCCATGTACATCGCGACGACCGCAGCCGGCACCGTCTTTGCGTCGGAAAAGAAGTGCATTCTTTCCATGGCAGATGCTCTCGACTTGAGCGAGGAACTCGATATCCGCGCCCTGGCTCACTACACGGATCTGCAATACGTTCCGGAGCCAGAGAGCTTGCACAAGGCGATTCGACGCGTAGAGTCCGGCAGCTACGCGATCATCACTCCGGGGCAGCAGCCCCTCCACGAGCGCTGGTTTGAGCCTCGATTCCCTGTGAAGAAGGTGCCCGCCGGCGGTGAGGACGCTGTTTTCCAACGCATTGCTGAGGCCTTGGAGGATTCCGTGGCCAAGCACATGCGCGCCGATGTGACTGTGGGCAGCTTCCTCTCCGGCGGAATCGATTCCACTGCCATTGCCACCCTGGCCAAGCGCCACAACCCTGATCTGTTGACTTTCACCACGGGCTTCGAACGCGAAGGATATTCCGAGGTTGACGTTGCCGCCGAGTCTGCAGCCGCCATCGGAGCAGAGCACATCGTCAAGGTCGTAAGCCCCGAGGAATATGCGGACGCCGTGCCGAAAATCATGTGGTACCTCGACGACCCCGTAGCAGACCCTTCACTGGTACCCCTCTATTTCGTCGCTGCCGAGGCACGTAAACATGTGAAGGTCGTGCTCTCCGGTGAAGGTGCCGACGAGCTCTTCGGTGGCTACACCATCTACAAGGAGCCATTGAGTTTGGCTCCATTCGACAAAGTGCCATCTCCGCTCAAGCGTGTGCTATCCAAGCTCGGAGCCGCCCTGCCCGACGGCATGCGCGGCAAGTCTCTTCTGGAACGCGGCACGATGAGCATGGAGGATCGCTACTACGGCAATGCTCGCTCTTTCAATTACGAACAGTTGGAGCGAGTGCTACGCCACATCCGCCCCGAGTGGGATCACCGCGAGGTGACCGCACCTATTTACGCCAAGTCTCAAGACTTCGACCCAGTCGCGCGTATGCAGCACCTTGATATGTTCACGTGGCTTCGCGGCGATATCCTCGTCAAGGCAGACAAGATCACGATGGCCAACTCCCTGGAGCTGCGTGTTCCTTTCCTGGACAAGGTGGTCTTCGATGTCGCTGAAACCTTGCCTGTGGAGATGAAGATCTCTCACGGCACCACGAAGTACGCCCTTCGTAAGGCGATGGAGCGCATCGTGCCAGCGCACGTCCTGCACCGCAAGAAGCTGGGCTTCCCTGTACCCATGCGTCACTGGCTGGCTGGTGATGAGCTCTACGGCTGGGCGAAGGACAATATTGAAGCATCTCAGACCGATGACCTTATTAATAAGGCAGAGGTGCTGAAGATGCTGGAGGAGCACCGCATCGCCATGACCAGCGGCTCTGGTCCAGACCACTCACGCCGCCTCTGGACGATCATCGCCTTCATGATCTGGTACGGAATTTTCGTCGAAAAGCGCATCGTGCCGCAGATCGACCAGAAGGAATACCCGGTCCAGCTCTAG
- the ctaC gene encoding aa3-type cytochrome oxidase subunit II, which yields MEKRKVHGLTRRMGLAGLLGASALALTGCTVAPPDNAFFDALRMGWPKGVTPESQDLGNFWVWTWVAAWIIGIIMWVLMFVVIFRDSDKAQKRRGNNEEFPRQTGYNVPLELGLTTVPVLIIMALFFFNVQVQDKATALDKDPKVTVDVTGFQWNWKFGYSNIAGELTPSGQEYVGVDEEAQAKAEASKTEGVTEEKPGPIHGKSRQDYSYLNYNKIETVGSTEEIPVLVLPSKTAIEFNLASADVVHSFWVPEFLFKRDVFPHPAENRSERLFQIEEIQEEGAYVGRCAEMCGTYHAMMNFEVRVVSPEDFKKYIEFREANPETPNSEALESIGQEPYATSTAPFVADRKGSRDGEEINRNA from the coding sequence GTGGAGAAGCGAAAAGTGCACGGATTGACTCGCCGTATGGGTTTGGCAGGCTTGCTTGGTGCAAGTGCCCTTGCCCTGACCGGTTGTACGGTCGCGCCGCCGGATAACGCATTCTTTGACGCCCTGCGTATGGGCTGGCCGAAGGGCGTAACACCGGAATCTCAAGACCTCGGCAACTTCTGGGTGTGGACCTGGGTCGCTGCATGGATCATCGGCATCATCATGTGGGTGCTCATGTTCGTGGTCATCTTCCGCGACTCTGACAAGGCTCAGAAGCGCCGCGGAAACAACGAGGAATTCCCACGCCAGACCGGATACAACGTCCCACTGGAGCTCGGCCTGACCACCGTGCCAGTGCTGATCATCATGGCCCTGTTCTTCTTCAACGTGCAGGTTCAGGACAAGGCGACCGCTCTGGACAAGGATCCAAAGGTGACCGTGGATGTCACCGGTTTCCAGTGGAACTGGAAGTTCGGCTACAGCAACATCGCCGGTGAATTGACCCCTAGTGGCCAGGAGTACGTCGGTGTTGACGAAGAGGCTCAGGCTAAGGCCGAGGCTTCCAAGACCGAAGGCGTAACCGAGGAGAAGCCTGGTCCGATCCACGGCAAGTCTCGCCAGGATTACTCCTACCTGAACTACAACAAGATTGAGACCGTAGGCTCCACGGAGGAGATTCCAGTTCTGGTTCTCCCATCCAAGACTGCCATCGAGTTCAACCTTGCTTCCGCTGATGTGGTTCACTCCTTCTGGGTACCGGAGTTCCTGTTCAAGCGCGACGTGTTCCCACACCCAGCTGAGAACCGCTCCGAGCGTCTGTTCCAGATCGAGGAAATCCAGGAAGAGGGCGCCTACGTGGGTCGCTGCGCCGAGATGTGCGGTACCTACCACGCAATGATGAACTTCGAGGTCCGCGTGGTCTCTCCAGAGGACTTCAAGAAGTACATCGAGTTCCGCGAGGCTAACCCAGAGACACCTAACTCTGAGGCTCTGGAGTCCATCGGCCAGGAGCCATACGCCACCTCCACCGCTCCATTCGTGGCTGACCGCAAGGGCTCCCGCGACGGCGAAGAGATCAACCGCAACGCGTAG
- the ctaF gene encoding aa3-type cytochrome oxidase subunit IV yields the protein MTSGAKLFYGIAVFLGIVTTVYIIATSMVKDPGSLMGLEWAGTTGLVMSTLLALMLAGYLHLTDNKTDISPADWEEAEIVDGSGVLGFFSASSIWPLVMTIAITIMAFGLAFWHLWLVVFGAVILIWSGTMLNLQYGLPPEKH from the coding sequence ATGACCTCAGGCGCAAAGCTTTTCTACGGCATCGCGGTGTTCCTTGGCATCGTGACCACCGTGTACATCATCGCCACCTCCATGGTGAAGGATCCTGGTTCCCTCATGGGGCTCGAGTGGGCAGGCACCACAGGTCTGGTGATGTCCACCCTGTTGGCCCTCATGCTGGCCGGCTACTTGCACCTCACTGACAACAAGACTGACATCAGCCCAGCTGACTGGGAAGAGGCAGAGATCGTCGACGGCTCCGGCGTGCTGGGCTTCTTCTCCGCAAGCTCCATCTGGCCACTCGTGATGACCATCGCGATCACCATCATGGCCTTCGGCCTTGCCTTCTGGCACCTGTGGCTGGTTGTCTTCGGCGCAGTCATCCTGATCTGGTCTGGCACCATGCTGAACCTGCAGTACGGTCTGCCGCCAGAGAAGCACTAG